From Melitaea cinxia chromosome 16, ilMelCinx1.1, whole genome shotgun sequence, a single genomic window includes:
- the LOC123661286 gene encoding general odorant-binding protein 56a-like has translation MYKTLSLTCLFVMNFVFFEIAVTDQKAMIHQHFEQLGIECIKDHSITEDDINNLRTKKIPSGENAPCFLACMFKKLGLLDDGGLLQKENALELAKKVFNDDEELKLIEDYLHSCSHINSESVSDGNKGCERSMLAYKCMIENASQFGFDL, from the exons ATGTACAAGACTTTGTCTTTAACTTGCCTGTTCGTAATGAACTTCGTATTTTTTGAAATCGCTgtaa CAGATCAAAAAGCAATGATACACCAGCATTTTGAGCAACTGGGCATTGAGTGTATTAAGGATCACAGCATTACAGAAGATGATATAAATAATCtgagaacaaaaaaaattccCAGCGGCGAAAACGCTCCTTGTTTCCTAGCCTGTATGTTCAAAAAACTAGGCCTC TTGGATGACGGTGGCTTACTACAGAAAGAGAATGCACTTGAACTCGCTAAGAAAGTATTTAATGACGACGAAGAATTAAAACTGATTGAAGACTATCTTCATTCTTGTTCACATa TTAATTCTGAATCAGTTAGTGATGGCAATAAGGGATGTGAACGCTCCATGTTGGCTTACAAATGCATGATCGAGAACGCTTCACag TTTGGATTCGATCTTTAA